The Puntigrus tetrazona isolate hp1 chromosome 16, ASM1883169v1, whole genome shotgun sequence genome includes a region encoding these proteins:
- the rbm12bb gene encoding RNA binding motif protein 12Bb, translated as MAVVIRLQGLRITAGSEDIRNFFTGLRIPDGGVHIVGGELEEAFIIFASDEDARRAMTRSGGCIKGSPVNLLLSSKSEMQSVLEESTRRSELKSRVMYKEVVKSPSVERGPLQFNKDPRADIRRPDHQEMRNRPSLSSFIETRHQREGSASERDEVYLKLTGMPFSATKDDVYSFFDGLQIDDIMFLRNPRGQFNGQGIVRFATKQDAIEGLKRDREYMGPRYIQITRCSEELWVAEGGLIKPDSRKRASLDRARSRSPVSYKSRSQSPSHEEYCVMFENLPYVVEKRNLRVLLHPVSLKDDQIIIFAQKKDDRTRSAVVVFRSLTDYCAGLAHNKEMLMNKVVYVTPISKEKMVSLLETSVDSREEGKGLRRSVEAQHSQRNNPDSQLRCLYVRNLPFDVRKVEIMDFFHGFPLSEDRVVLLRDERGAGLGEALVIFQSEKEAMTAQSLNGQRFLGSEVMLKCITMGQMQKFGINDQLMDSPQERNFQKAEVFNDGPHFLNTQMPRDDGEMLPNMRQGFGGHDRFEPNFGRNDAFGPGPDGNGRQCYGSPDRQFDSPTCLKLVNLPSQIRIDEIYDFFYGYRVIPGSASLLYDRNGAPKRSAKVAFETHGEALTALQELNGRPIGTRKIQILFV; from the coding sequence ATGGCTGTGGTCATCCGATTACAGGGACTCAGAATCACGGCTGGTTCTGAGGACATTCGCAATTTCTTCACTGGGCTCAGAATCCCTGATGGTGGGGTTCATATAGTTGGTGGGGAGCTTGAGGAAGCTTTCATAATATTTGCATCTGATGAAGATGCGAGACGAGCGATGACTCGCTCAGGGGGCTGCATTAAGGGCTCTCCCGTCAACTTGCTCCTGAGTAGCAAGTCAGAAATGCAGAGTGTTCTCGAGGAAAGCACTAGAAGGTCCGAGTTAAAAAGCAGGGTCATGTACAAGGAGGTTGTCAAAAGTCCTTCTGTGGAACGAGGTCCTCTGCAATTTAATAAGGACCCGAGAGCAGACATACGAAGGCCGGATCATCAAGAGATGAGGAACAGGCCTTCTCTATCTTCATTCATTGAGACCCGACATCAGAGAGAAGGGAGCGCATCAGAGAGAGATGAGGTGTATCTGAAATTGACAGGGATGCCGTTCTCTGCAACAAAGGATGACGTCTATAGTTTTTTCGATGGGTTGCAGATTGACGATATTATGTTTTTGAGAAACCCCAGAGGACAGTTCAACGGACAGGGCATTGTGCGCTTTGCTACCAAACAGGATGCAATCGAAGGTCTGAAGAGGGATCGAGAATACATGGGACCACGGTATATCCAAATAACAAGATGCTCCGAGGAGCTATGGGTGGCAGAAGGAGGTCTCATAAAACCAGACAGTCGGAAAAGAGCGTCCTTGGACCGGGCGAGATCTCGATCTCCTGTTTCCTACAAGTCTAGGTCGCAATCGCCCTCTCACGAAGAGTACTGCGTCATGTTTGAGAACTTGCCTTACGTGGTTGAAAAGAGAAATCTGAGGGTGTTACTTCATCCGGTTTCTTTAAAAGATGATCAGATTATTATCTTTGCCCAAAAAAAGGATGATAGGACCAGATCGGCCGTTGTGGTGTTTAGAAGTCTCACAGACTATTGTGCTGGCTTGGCTCATAATAAGGAAATGTTGATGAACAAGGTAGTGTACGTGACGCCCATCTCCAAGGAGAAAATGGTCAGCTTGTTGGAAACGTCTGTTGACTCCAGAGAGGAAGGAAAAGGTTTGAGACGTTCAGTGGAAGCGCAACACTCTCAACGAAACAATCCTGACTCACAGTTGAGGTGTCTCTACGTGCGCAATCTCCCATTTGACGTTCGTAAGGTGGAGATCATGGACTTCTTTCACGGATTTCCGCTCTCGGAGGATAGGGTTGTCTTATTGCGGGACGAAAGAGGAGCTGGGCTCGGTGAGGCTTTGGTGATCTTCCAGTCTGAGAAAGAGGCCATGACGGCACAGTCCCTAAACGGACAGAGGTTTCTTGGATCCGAAGTAATGCTTAAGTGCATAACGATGGGCCAGATGCAGAAGTTTGGCATCAATGACCAGTTGATGGATAGCCCCCAAGAAAGGAATTTCCAGAAAGCAGAGGTTTTCAACGACGGTCCTCATTTTTTGAACACCCAGATGCCCCGAGATGATGGTGAGATGTTGCCCAATATGCGGCAGGGTTTTGGAGGTCATGATCGCTTTGAGCCTAATTTTGGCCGCAATGATGCATTTGGGCCGGGACCAGATGGTAATGGACGTCAGTGTTACGGATCGCCTGACCGACAGTTTGACAGCCCGACTTGTCTTAAATTGGTCAATTTACCCTCTCAGATAAGGATCGATGAGATTTATGACTTCTTCTATGGATACAGAGTGATTCCAGGTTCTGCCTCCTTGCTGTATGATAGAAATGGAGCTCCCAAACGTTCAGCAAAGGTAGCTTTCGAAACCCACGGAGAGGCACTCACCGCTCTTCAAGAATTAAATGGACGACCTATTGGCACCaggaaaattcagattttatttgtgTAG